In a genomic window of Blastocatellia bacterium:
- a CDS encoding carboxylesterase family protein, translating to MQKTAWMSLLILLICAGVGALPAQMQQLSEPVPTEYGPVRGEVLSQSIRFRGIPYAAPPIGPLRWRAPQPPQPWTELRASAYGSPCPQFAADGSFVGNEDCLTLNIWTPRNRGSSLRPVMVFIHGGANTFGASSLPTYDGQAFAEKGGVVLVTINYRLGPFGYLAHPLLSAEDAEHRSSGNYGLLDQIFALRWVQRNIANFGGDPNNVTIFGESAGGLNVACLLASPAATGLFHRAIIQSGGFFVSKPLRDEDPRTESAEEFGQRFEQEINCASANDPLACMRRKTTREVMDTLRPPPPVIGACRNPPCPEYGPNLDGYVLTGSPVEVIRQGQYNNVPAIVGTNKNEASIFITLVFPLVTEAQYQAAVRRFLPNIADQVLARYPLSDYPSARDALDAVFTDLLFICPARLGTRAMSLHQSNLYVYHFTHELDSRLYNYLGAFHALELYFVFNNFVLPAHTPTNRELDLANSMLRYWTNFARTGDPNGQGLPRWPVYTLDGDRHIILDERISTGTHLRKEYCEFWCEVLGLSCF from the coding sequence GCTGATTCTTTTGATTTGTGCTGGCGTGGGAGCGCTCCCGGCACAGATGCAACAACTCAGCGAGCCCGTGCCGACTGAATACGGGCCGGTGCGCGGCGAGGTGTTGAGTCAGTCCATTCGGTTTCGTGGCATCCCTTACGCGGCACCTCCGATCGGCCCGTTGCGTTGGCGTGCGCCACAGCCGCCGCAGCCGTGGACTGAACTGAGAGCCAGCGCCTACGGTTCACCGTGTCCACAGTTTGCCGCTGATGGCAGCTTCGTGGGCAATGAAGATTGTTTAACGCTGAATATCTGGACGCCCAGGAACAGAGGCTCATCGCTGCGCCCTGTGATGGTGTTCATTCACGGTGGCGCCAACACGTTCGGCGCATCATCATTGCCGACCTACGATGGTCAAGCCTTTGCTGAAAAGGGTGGCGTGGTGCTGGTGACGATCAATTACCGACTCGGTCCATTCGGTTACTTGGCGCATCCGCTGCTGAGCGCTGAAGACGCCGAGCATCGCAGTTCGGGCAACTACGGTCTGCTTGATCAAATCTTCGCGCTCCGGTGGGTGCAACGCAACATCGCCAACTTCGGCGGTGATCCCAACAACGTGACCATTTTCGGCGAATCAGCCGGCGGGCTTAACGTCGCCTGCTTGCTGGCCTCGCCGGCGGCCACTGGTCTATTTCATCGCGCGATCATTCAAAGCGGTGGATTCTTCGTCAGCAAACCATTGCGCGACGAGGATCCACGGACAGAGAGCGCCGAAGAATTTGGTCAACGGTTCGAGCAGGAGATCAACTGTGCATCGGCGAACGACCCGTTGGCGTGCATGCGCCGAAAAACGACCCGTGAGGTGATGGATACACTGCGTCCGCCGCCGCCCGTGATCGGGGCTTGCCGGAATCCACCGTGTCCCGAATACGGCCCCAATCTGGACGGCTATGTGTTGACCGGCAGTCCGGTGGAAGTGATACGACAAGGACAATACAATAACGTGCCCGCCATCGTGGGTACCAACAAGAATGAAGCTTCGATCTTCATCACGCTCGTGTTTCCGCTTGTGACCGAGGCGCAATATCAAGCTGCCGTGCGACGCTTCCTGCCCAACATTGCTGATCAAGTGTTGGCGCGTTATCCGCTCTCTGATTACCCGAGTGCGCGGGATGCGCTCGACGCTGTGTTCACTGATCTGCTATTCATCTGTCCAGCGCGATTGGGCACGCGCGCCATGAGCTTGCATCAATCGAATCTCTATGTCTATCACTTCACGCATGAGCTGGACTCACGTCTATACAACTATCTTGGCGCGTTTCATGCGCTAGAGCTCTATTTCGTGTTTAACAATTTCGTATTACCGGCGCACACGCCGACCAATCGGGAACTGGACTTAGCCAACAGCATGCTTCGATACTGGACGAACTTCGCCAGGACCGGCGACCCCAATGGTCAAGGCCTGCCGCGCTGGCCGGTGTACACGTTGGATGGCGACCGGCACATCATATTGGACGAACGCATCAGCACGGGCACGCACCTGCGTAAGGAATACTGCGAGTTTTGGTGTGAAGTGCTCGGGCTGAGCTGCTTTTGA
- a CDS encoding prolyl oligopeptidase family serine peptidase: protein MLKQARRFVAFLIPLIMCVTPMLFALAQTPAPPPTRRDNVTEVIHGVTITDPYRWLEDQDSPETRAWIDEQNKYTQSWLGAQPGREPLRQRLTQLIKIDSISLPTVRNGRYFFAKRRADQELFVIYMRQGARGKDEVLVDPHPLSADRRTSVNLMDVSDDGTLIAYAIRQGGEDEVEIRLMNVNTRQHLPDRLPKARYFGLSLKSDNSGFYYSRYSAEGSRVYYHALGTDPANDPKIFGDGYGPDKIIGAGLSENGRYLTITVSHGAAGDKTEVYVQNIAKQTPIVPIVNDLNARFTGRVAGDTLFLQTNWQAPNGRLFAVDLQNPTRDRWREIVPTSDAVMQGFTLAGGKLCVNYLQNVVSRVKVFDPNGRHQRDIIPPALGSISGVFGRWSSNEAFFSFNSFHIPTTIYRYDIARGQQSVWARLDVPIKSEQFEIKQVWYESKDKTKVPMFLVHAKGLKRDGSNPTLLYAYGGFNVSLTPSFSPRAALWVERGGVYAVANLRGGGEFGEQWHRAGMREKKQNVFDDFIAAAEWLIQNGYTTPAKLAISGGSNGGLLVGAALTQRPDLFQAVVCSVPLLDMIRYHKFLVARFWVSEYGSSENPDEFKYLYAYSPYHQVKPGTKYPAVLFITGDADTRVAPLHARKMTALLQWATASDRPILLHYDTKAGHAGGVPTSKQIEDLTDELTFLFWQLGVNATP from the coding sequence ATGCTTAAACAAGCCAGAAGATTCGTTGCATTTCTTATCCCGCTCATCATGTGTGTTACGCCGATGCTGTTTGCCCTTGCGCAGACGCCCGCGCCGCCACCGACGCGCAGAGATAACGTCACAGAAGTCATTCACGGCGTCACCATCACAGATCCCTATCGGTGGCTGGAAGATCAAGACAGCCCGGAAACACGCGCCTGGATTGATGAGCAGAACAAATACACGCAGTCGTGGCTCGGCGCGCAGCCCGGACGCGAGCCGCTCAGGCAACGACTGACCCAACTCATCAAGATTGACTCGATCAGCCTGCCCACAGTGCGTAACGGTCGCTACTTCTTTGCGAAACGTCGCGCTGATCAGGAACTCTTCGTGATCTACATGAGACAGGGAGCCCGTGGCAAAGATGAGGTGTTGGTTGATCCTCACCCATTGAGCGCTGATCGGCGAACGAGCGTCAATTTAATGGACGTGTCTGACGACGGTACGCTGATTGCCTACGCGATCCGGCAGGGCGGCGAAGACGAAGTGGAAATCCGCTTGATGAATGTCAACACGCGGCAACATCTGCCCGATCGCTTGCCCAAAGCTCGCTATTTCGGCCTGTCGTTGAAGTCGGACAACAGTGGGTTCTACTACTCGCGCTATAGCGCGGAAGGCTCGCGTGTCTATTATCATGCGCTGGGAACTGATCCGGCGAATGATCCGAAAATTTTCGGCGACGGTTACGGCCCTGACAAAATCATCGGCGCGGGGTTGTCGGAAAATGGCCGCTATCTCACCATCACTGTGTCACACGGTGCAGCAGGTGATAAAACCGAAGTGTATGTTCAGAACATTGCCAAGCAAACTCCTATTGTGCCAATCGTCAACGACCTGAATGCTCGATTCACCGGACGAGTGGCCGGCGACACGCTCTTTCTGCAAACCAACTGGCAAGCACCCAACGGACGACTGTTCGCCGTTGATCTGCAGAATCCAACGCGCGACCGCTGGCGTGAAATTGTCCCGACGAGCGATGCCGTGATGCAAGGCTTCACGCTGGCCGGCGGCAAGTTGTGCGTGAACTACTTGCAGAACGTCGTCTCGCGGGTGAAGGTCTTTGATCCCAACGGGCGGCATCAGCGCGACATCATACCGCCCGCGCTTGGTTCGATCAGCGGTGTGTTCGGTCGCTGGAGCAGCAATGAGGCGTTCTTCAGCTTCAATTCGTTTCACATTCCGACGACGATCTACCGATATGATATAGCTCGAGGCCAGCAATCTGTATGGGCGCGGCTTGACGTCCCGATCAAGAGCGAGCAGTTCGAGATTAAACAAGTCTGGTACGAATCAAAAGACAAAACGAAGGTGCCGATGTTCCTCGTGCATGCCAAAGGCCTCAAACGCGATGGATCGAATCCGACGTTGCTATACGCTTACGGCGGTTTCAATGTGAGTCTCACGCCGAGCTTTTCACCGCGCGCTGCTCTGTGGGTCGAGCGCGGTGGCGTCTATGCTGTCGCCAATTTGCGCGGCGGGGGCGAATTCGGCGAACAATGGCACCGGGCTGGCATGCGAGAGAAAAAGCAAAATGTCTTTGATGATTTCATCGCAGCAGCCGAGTGGCTCATCCAGAACGGGTATACCACGCCGGCCAAGCTGGCCATCTCCGGCGGAAGCAATGGTGGATTGTTGGTCGGCGCGGCGCTCACGCAACGGCCCGATCTGTTTCAAGCTGTCGTCTGTTCGGTGCCGCTGCTGGATATGATTCGCTACCATAAGTTTTTGGTCGCGCGCTTCTGGGTGTCAGAGTATGGCTCGTCGGAAAATCCTGATGAGTTCAAATACCTCTATGCTTACTCGCCCTATCATCAGGTCAAGCCCGGCACCAAGTATCCGGCTGTGTTGTTTATCACAGGCGATGCCGATACGCGCGTGGCGCCATTGCACGCACGCAAGATGACAGCGTTGCTTCAGTGGGCGACCGCTTCGGATAGACCCATCCTGCTTCACTATGACACGAAAGCCGGTCATGCCGGCGGCGTGCCGACCAGCAAGCAGATTGAGGACCTGACCGATGAATTAACGTTTTTATTCTGGCAACTGGGCGTGAATGCAACGCCATAA